A region of Anolis sagrei isolate rAnoSag1 chromosome 2, rAnoSag1.mat, whole genome shotgun sequence DNA encodes the following proteins:
- the HRH1 gene encoding histamine H1 receptor, which produces MCVNERDTAKNSTHVQSVLGLVLGGISLTTVVMNILVLYAVKTEKKLQTVGNLYIVSLACADVIVGAVVMPLNIVYLLKDKWVLAREACLFWLSMDYVASTASIFSLFVLCIDRYHSVQQPLQYLKYRTKTRASVMISIAWLLSFLWVIPILGWHKFTHDNSTTSGTNNETICETDFCKVTWFKVLTAMINFYVPSALMLWFYAKIYTAVRRHCQQREFINGLFRSASDRTVVHNGKLQEIQQTYPPSLKKEVDCVMKGNNPNKRMEDQHPLNKFLKIPNGFQRGGDHEVGVVKLSCFPQTIAQDDTSIGRTDSKYEYVNEHVQNAESHCPQDYEFSKVSEELTFAGNFAGKSSPQKNSNFTQEQDCSLGNCFSQHTNKKDNMSLQYLKKPWGRLHTHSISSQGLHGNRERKAAKQLGAIMVTFMLCWFPYFVLFLVMAYCGNCYNRTVHMFTIWLGYLNSTLNPIIYPLCNENFKKAFKKIFHIKV; this is translated from the coding sequence ATGTGTGTGAATGAGAGGGACACAGCCAAGAATTCCACACACGTTCAATCTGTTCTAGGACTGGTCTTGGGAGGAATCTCATTGACTACAGTTGTCATGAATATTTTGGTCCTGTATGCagtgaaaacagaaaagaaattgCAGACGGTTGGCAATCTTTATATTGTGAGTCTTGCGTGTGCAGACGTTATAGTTGGTGCAGTTGTCATGCCACTAAACATTGTGTACCTGTTGAAGGATAAGTGGGTACTGGCAAGGGAAGCTTGCCTGTTTTGGCTATCAATGGATTACGTGGCCAGTACAGCCTCCATATTTAGTCTCTTCGTCCTTTGCATCGATCGTTACCATTCTGTCCAACAGCCATTACAATATCTCAAGTACAGGACCAAGACTAGAGCCTCTGTCATGATCTCCATAGCTTGGCTTCTCTCTTTCCTGTGGGTTATCCCAATTCTTGGCTGGCACAAATTTACACATGACAACAGCACAACCAGTGGGACCAATAATGAAACGATATGTGAAACAGATTTTTGCAAAGTCACATGGTTTAAAGTCCTGACAGCCATGATAAATTTTTATGTCCCATCAGCGCTGATGCTGTGGTTTTATGCAAAAATATACACAGCTGTGCGGCGGCATTGTCAGCAGCGAGAGTTCATCAATGGGTTGTTTCGGTCTGCCTCAGACAGAACAGTTGTACACAATGGAAAACTGCAAGAAATACAACAGACCTATCCCCCAAGTCTAAAAAAAGAGGTAGACTGTGTTATGAAAGGAAATAATCCAAATAAAAGGATGGAGGACCAGCATCCATTGAACAAATTTCTTAAAATTCCAAATGGTTTTCAAAGAGGAGGTGACCATGAAGTAGGAGTAGTGAAACTAAGCTGTTTTCCTCAAACCATAGCACAAGATGACACGAGCATAGGCAGGACAGATAGCAAGTATGAGTATGTTAATGAACATGTTCAAAACGCAGAGTCCCATTGCCCCCAAGATTATGAGTTCAGCAAAGTATCAGAGGAACTCACATTTGCAGGCAATTTTGCAGGCAAATCTTCCCCTCAAAAGAACTCTAATTTCACTCAAGAGCAAGATTGTTCCTTGGGGAATTGCTTTTCCCAGCATACAAATAAAAAAGACAATATGAGTCTCCAGTATTTGAAGAAACCATGGGGGAGGCTGCACACTCATTCCATTAGCAGCCAAGGGTTGCATGGAAACAGAGAGAGGAAGGCAGCCAAACAACTAGGTGCAATAATGGTAACTTTTATGCTGTGTTGGTTTCCATATTTTGTGTTATTCTTGGTTATGGCCTATTGTGGAAACTGTTACAATCGCACAGTTCACATGTTTACCATTTGGCTTGGCTACTTGAATTCAACGTTAAACCCCATTATATATCCTCTCTGCAATGAGAACTTCAAAAAAGCTTTCAAAAAGATTTTTCATATTAAAGTCTAA